In Dromaius novaehollandiae isolate bDroNov1 unplaced genomic scaffold, bDroNov1.hap1 HAP1_SCAFFOLD_37, whole genome shotgun sequence, the following proteins share a genomic window:
- the LOC135326216 gene encoding olfactory receptor 14A16-like yields LHYGTIMGSRACVKMAAAAWGSGFLNAVLHTANTFSIPLCQDNTVDQFFCEIPQILKLSCSDAYLREVGLLVVSVFLVFVCFVFIVVSYVQIFTVVLRIPSEQGRHKAFSMCLPHLAVVSLFLSTVMFAYLKPPSISSPSLDLVVSVLYSVVPPEQKSCNNLLETKDWIQDSPISVQWQWRGGRWSGTPLDVHT; encoded by the exons ctgcactacgggaccatcatgggcagcagagcttgtgtcaaaatggcagcagctgcctggggcagtggttttctcaatgctgtcctgcacactgctaacacattttcaataccactctgccaagacaacacagtggaccagttcttctgtgagattccccagatcctcaagctctcctgctcagatgcctacctcagggaagtggggcttcttgtggttagtgtttttttagtctttgtgtgttttgttttcattgtggtgtcctatgtgcagatcttcacagtcgtgctgaggatcccctctgagcagggccggcacaaagccttttccatgtgcctcccgcacctggccgtggtctccttgtttctcagcactgtcatgtttgcctacctgaagcccccctccatctcctccccatctctggatctggtggtgtctgttctgtactcggtggtgcctcca gagcaaaaatcaTGTAAtaatctcttagagaccaaggacTGGATTcaggactcccccatcagtgtccagtggcAGTGGAGGGGAGGCCGGTGGAGTGGGACACCTCTGGATGTGCAtacctaa
- the LOC135326217 gene encoding olfactory receptor 14C36-like — translation MSNGSSFNEFLILPFADTREMQLLHFSLFLGIYLAALLSNGLIIAAMACDHHLHTPMYFFLLNLSLLDLGSISTTVPKSMANSLWNSRTISYSGCAVQIFLVLFFLAAEYCLLTVMAYDCYMAICRPLHYSTLMSSRACVKMAAAAWATGFVNALLHTANTFSIPLCQGNTVDQFFCEVPQFLKLSCSDAYSWEAGVSVVSACLALGCFIFIVLSYVQIFTAVLRIPSEQGRHKAFSMCLPHLAVVSLFVSTGTFACLKPPSLSSPSLDLVVAVLYSVVPPAVNPLIYSVRNKELKDALRKLIQWV, via the coding sequence atgtccaacggcagctccttcaatgagttcctcatcctgccatttgcagacacacgggagatgcagctcttgcacttctccctcttcctgggcatctacctggctgccctcctcagcaacggcctcatcatcgcAGCCAtggcctgcgaccaccacctccacacccccatgtacttcttcctcctcaacctctctcttctcgaccttggctccatctccaccactgtccccaaatccatggccaattccctatgGAACAGCAGGACCATTTCATACTCAGGATGTGCTGTCCAAATCTTTCTGGTTCTCTTCTTCCTCGCAGCAGAGTAttgtctcctcacagtcatggcctatgactgctatatggccatctgcagacccctgcactacagcacgctcatgagcagcagagcttgtgtcaaaatggcagcagctgcctgggccactGGTTTtgtcaatgctctcctgcacactgctaacacattttcaataccactctgccaaggcaacacagtggaccagttcttctgtgaagtgccccagttcctgaagctctcctgctcagacgcctactcCTGGGAAGCTGGGGTTAGTGttgttagtgcctgtttagctttggggtgtttcattttcattgtgctgtcctacgtgcagatcttcactgctgtgctgaggatcccctctgagcagggccggcacaaagccttttccatgtgcctcccgcacctggccgtggtctccctgtttgtcagcactggcacatttgcctgcctgaagcccccctctctctcctccccatctctggatctggtggtggctgttctgtactcggtggtgcctccagcagtgaaccctctCATATACAGcgtgaggaacaaggagctcaaggatgccttgaggaaactgattcaatgggTATGA